The following DNA comes from Geothrix edaphica.
CAAGGCCTGGGTCAGGCAGATGGGCCATGTGTCCACCCTCATGGACTACAGCCGCTTCAACTACGTGGCCCAGCCCGAGGATGGCTTCGATCCCGCGGACCTCATCCCGAAGCTCGGTCCCTACGACAAGTTCGCGGTGAAGTGGGGCTACACGCCGATTCCCGCGGCAAAGACCGCCGATGACGAGAAGGCCACCCTCAACGAGTGGCTGAAGGTCCAGGAGACAGAGCCCTGGTTGCGCTTCTCCACCGCCGGCGGCGCGGGCGTGGACCCGGGCGAGCAGACCGAGGCCGTGGGCGATGCGGACGCCGTGAGGGCCACGACACTCGGCACGAAGAACCTCCAGAGGATCATGGGGTTCCTGCCGAAGGCGGCCCTGAAGCCCGGTGAGGACTTCAAGGACTTCGCCCACCTCTACGAGGCCATCTGGGGCCAGTGGCGACGGGAGCTTGGCCACGTGGCCGTACTCGTGGGCGGCTTCGACACCGAGAACAAGCATGCCGGGCAGGACGGCGGCCGGTTCACGCCCGTGCCGCGGGCCCGCCAGGCCGAGGCCGTGAAGTACCTCAACGGGGCCGTCTTCAAGACGCCCACCTGGCTGATGGACCCCGCCCTGCTGGCCAAGCTGGAGCCTGACGCAGGGCAGGTCCGGCTGCTGGCCGCACAGCGCGGCGTGCTGACCGCCCTGCTGGACCGCGCCCGCCTCACCCGCCTGGAAGAGCAGGAGGCCCTGCTGGGGGACAAGGCCTACACCACCGCCCAACTGCTGACCGACCTGCGCGGGGGCGTCTTCACGGAGCTGCAGGCCCCCGGGGCCAAGGTCGCCCCCGCCCGGCGGAACCTCCAGCGCGCCTACCTGGAGCTCCTGGGCAACCTGCTGAACCAGGCCCCGGCCCCCAGCCTGGCCATGGGCGGGCTCGGCATGTCCCAGCTGCCCGTGAACACCAGCGACGACACCCGCGGCGTGGTCCGCGCCGAGCTGAAGGCCCTCCAGACCCTGGTGGCCCGGCCCGGCGGCGACAAGTCCCTCCGAGCCCACCTGGATGACCTGAAGGACCAGATCGCCCGGATCCTCGATCCCAAGTTCGCGGCGCCCTCCGCGTCCACCGGTGTCACGATCACCACCCGCCGCGTCAGCGAGACCTGCTGGCCCGGCCTGGAAGACCTTCAGGATTGAAAGAAGGAGATTCCATGCGCCCCACGCCGCTCCGCTCCCTGGCTCCCTTCGCTGTCGGCCTGATGATCCTGTCTCCTCTGCGTGGCGGAGATCGGGTCACGGGCCGGGCCTTCGCCACCCGCTCCGAGGTGGCGGCCCAGCACGGCATGGCCTGCACCAGCCAGGCCCTGGTGACCCAGATCGCCCTGGATGTGCTTAAGCAGGGTGGCTCCGCCGTGGACGCGGCCATCGCCGCGGACGCGGCCCTGGGCTTGATGGAGCCCACGGGCAGCGGCATGGGCGGCGACCTCTACGCCATCGTGTGGGACGCGAAGACGAAGAAGCTCCACGGCCTCAACGGCAGCGGCCGCTCGCCGAAGTCGCTCACCCTCGATCACTTCAAGAAACTGGGCCTCAAGCACATCCCGCCCCAGGGGCCGCTCCCTGTGAGCGTGCCGGGCTGCGTGGACGGCTGGTTCGAGCTGCACAGGAAGTTCGGCAAGCTGCCCATGGCCCAGGTGCTGGCCCCGGCCATCCGCTACGCCAAGGAGGGCTTTCCCGTCAGCGAGCTCATCGCCTACTACTGGGGGCGGAGCGTGCCGGTGCTGGGCAAGTACCCGGGCTTCCTGGAGACCTTCACAGTGGACGGCAAGCGGGGCCCCGTGAGCGGCGAAGTCTTCCGCAACCCGCGCCTGGCGAAGACGCTGGAGCTCCTGGCCAGGGACGGCCGCGATGCCTTCTACAAGGGCGAGATCGCCCGGAAGATCGACGCCTACATGAAGGCCAACGGCGGCTTCCTCAGCTACGAGGACCTGGCGGCCCACCACTCGGACTGGGTGGAACCCGTCAGCGTCAACTACCGCGGCTACGACGTGTGGGAGCTGCCCCCCAACGGCCAGGGCATCGCGGCGCTCCAGATGCTGAACATCCTCGAGGGCTACGACTTCTCGAAGATCCCCTTCGGCAGCCCGCAGCACGTGCACCTGTTCACGGAGGCCAAGAAGCTGGCCTTCGAGGATCGGGCCAAGTTCTACGCTGACGCCGCCTTCATGAAGGTGCCGTTGTCCTGGCTGCTCTCGAAGGACTACGCCGCCCAGCGCCGGGCCCTCATCGGCGATCGCGCCTCGCGCCGCCTGGAGGCGGGCCACCCGCCCCTGAAGGAAGGCGACACCGTCTACCTGACCACCGCCGACGGCGAGGGCAACATGGTGAGCCTCATCCAGAGCAACTACCGCGGCATGGGCAGCGGCATGACGCCCGGCGACCTGGGCTTCTGCCTCCAGGATCGCGGCGAACTGTTCAACCTCGAAGAAGGCAACGCCAACACCTACGCCCCCGGCAAGCGCCCCTTCCACACCATCATCCCGGGCTTCATCACCAGGGACGGCCAGCCCTTCCTCAGCTACGGCGTCATGGGCGGCGAGTTCCAGCCCATCGGCCACGTCCAGATCGTCATGGACCTCATCGACTTCGGCATGAATGCCCAGGAGGCCGGGGACGCCCCCCGCATGAGCCACGACGGCTCCCCCGAGCCCACGGGCGAGAAGGGGAAGCTACCGGGTACCATTCAACTGGAGAGTGGCTTCCCCTACGAGACCGTCCGCGAGCTGATGAACCGCGGCCATGGCGTGGGCTGGATGTTCGGCGGCTACGGTGGCTACCAGGCCATCCGCTGGGATCCCAGGCAGAAGGTCTACTTCGGGGCCAGCGAGTCGCGGAAGGACGGCCAGGCGGCAGGCTACTAGGAATTAGCCCCGAAGACGGCGCCGGTGGGCGACCCTTCCGAATCGCCCATGTAGAATGGACGCGGCGGGAGTCTATGCCTGCCCTCTGCGGGGGATGGTGCCCCGCCAAAGTCATATCGTTCGCGCCCAGCGGCGTTCTCAGGGGAGTTGACCGTGCTGCAAGCCTATCGCCAACATGTTGCCGAGCGTGCCGCCCTCGGAATTCCGCCCCTGCCGCTCACCGAGGCCCAGACCGACGAGCTCACCCGCCTGCTGGCCCAGCCCCCCGCGGGCGAAGAGGCCTTCCTCCTCGACCTGCTGACCCACCGCGTCCCCGCCGGCGTGGATGACGCCGCGCGCGTGAAGGCGGCCTTCCTGGCGGCCGTGGCCAGCGGCAAAGAGAAGGTGGCCCTGGTCTCCCGTGAGAAGGCCACCGAGCTGCTGGGCACCATGCTGGGCGGCTTCAACGTGAAGCCCCTCATCGACCTGCTGGACGACGCCACCGTGGGCGGCCTCGCCGCCGAGGGCCTCAAGAAGACCCTGCTGGTCTTCGACGCCTTCGCGGACGTGAAGGCCAAGGCCGACCAGGGCAATGCGAATGCGAAGGCCGTGCTGAAGAGCTGGGCCGAGGCCGAGTGGTTCACCAGCCGCCCCGAAGTGCCCCAGAGCCTCACCCTGACCGTGTTCAAGGTGACCGGCGAGACCAACACCGATGACCTCTCCCCCGCCCCCGACGCGTGGAGCCGGCCCGACATCCCGCTCCACGCCCTGGCCATGCTGAAGAACGCCCGCCCGGGCATCAACCCGGATGATCCGGGCAAGGTGGGCCCCCTCAAGCAGCTGGAGGCCCTCCAGGCCAAGGGCAACCTCATCGCCTACGTGGGTGACGTGGTGGGCACGGGCTCCTCCCGCAAGTCCGCCACCAACTCCGTGCTGTGGTTCACCGGCGAAGACATCCCCTTCGTGCCCAACAAGCGCTTCGGCG
Coding sequences within:
- the ggt gene encoding gamma-glutamyltransferase produces the protein MRPTPLRSLAPFAVGLMILSPLRGGDRVTGRAFATRSEVAAQHGMACTSQALVTQIALDVLKQGGSAVDAAIAADAALGLMEPTGSGMGGDLYAIVWDAKTKKLHGLNGSGRSPKSLTLDHFKKLGLKHIPPQGPLPVSVPGCVDGWFELHRKFGKLPMAQVLAPAIRYAKEGFPVSELIAYYWGRSVPVLGKYPGFLETFTVDGKRGPVSGEVFRNPRLAKTLELLARDGRDAFYKGEIARKIDAYMKANGGFLSYEDLAAHHSDWVEPVSVNYRGYDVWELPPNGQGIAALQMLNILEGYDFSKIPFGSPQHVHLFTEAKKLAFEDRAKFYADAAFMKVPLSWLLSKDYAAQRRALIGDRASRRLEAGHPPLKEGDTVYLTTADGEGNMVSLIQSNYRGMGSGMTPGDLGFCLQDRGELFNLEEGNANTYAPGKRPFHTIIPGFITRDGQPFLSYGVMGGEFQPIGHVQIVMDLIDFGMNAQEAGDAPRMSHDGSPEPTGEKGKLPGTIQLESGFPYETVRELMNRGHGVGWMFGGYGGYQAIRWDPRQKVYFGASESRKDGQAAGY